The Porites lutea chromosome 9, jaPorLute2.1, whole genome shotgun sequence sequence AACAAAGGCAATGTGTGCGATCAACTgctaactttaactttaacctCAAATTTCTTAGTGCTTGATaataatttcaaatttaaaatatgttttttttattttgtgacAGTGTCTTACAGGCTGGAGCTGCACAGATGTCTTCTTCTGCCACAAAACAGGCCTCTTTTAAGACCATCTAACAGATATGTCTTTGACAGTGAACAGCAACAAGGTATTAACAATTTGTTATTAGAAAAATATTACCAGTATTACTTTCTAAAAACTAGCTGTTAACAATCATGAAATCATGTATTTTAGTTTCCGTGTCACACACGCCTGATCATCACCCTCACTGGCTCCAGGGACCCTTTTCTAAAAAATATCAGTGGGATGAAATCAACTGGCATCCTCTCATAAGTTCTTAAAGCAAGCTTCAATGAATAAGGTTGCACAGGACTGAGTGAGCGACGAAGTCACAAGGTCAAATTGTTTCCCCTGAATGGATTTAAATTATATTATAAATTCACACGAGAAAAAAGTGATTGACATAATTATGCTCTGTCACGAGTGGCATGAAAATTATATCACCCACTGTCTTATTGGTCAGTTGTTATGAGGTCACTGGTAGAATTTTTGACCTGTGAATTTTGTGCCAAACAGGTATGAAAAGTCCTTTCAAATGGCATAACCatctaggaaaaaaaaacaaaaggactTTTAGATAGTCTGCTGACATCCATGGTTGTCATGTGGGCTTTCTGCTCAATTTTCATGTGCTATTTACTAAGAAAAGAACCTCTTGCACCCGGGGAATCTAATCatttatccttggtttgaaaaagcttttttacactgtattgaattcaatataaaaattaatgtaatttgtgttaaaattgttttgtcttttaTGCTGCAGGTATTTATTTGACAAACCCTCATGCTGGATTATCTGGAGGTGAATAAAAACTTTTGTCTGtatttatcaaaataaaaaataatatataagtTAGGAAACCACCCCTGTTGTAGTTATACGTTTCTATTTGGCTACTGAAATATCTGTAACAggtcaaaaatattttcagcttACATTACGTTTATTTTATATTCTCAACCTGGGacattttttaacctttaagttaaaaattcaAATATATGGGTTAATTTTGGTCATTACAAATTAATTAATACATTGCATTGATAAggatttagaaaaaaatcactGATTTGGGTTTTTAATAAGCACTCATTTCACTGATTAAGGTTAAGGGTTGATACAGCCACAGATGTGCTTTTTAATTTAACCTCCAGAAGGACTGGAAGCTGTGTTTGCTTTGGTCTTGACTTAAGACAGTTCTCTAAAATGGAACAGCCTAAATTTCCAGGAAAATATAACCTTCAtctgagaattttttttagttgttaACAAAATTTGATATATAAATTGATCTTGTGTACATTTTCAGGTACTTGTGGTACAGTGGCAATTGTTGAGGGGACATATACCTACCATCATTACATGCAGGACAACTTCAATGATGATGTACTGTATGCTTTATAGATGTGTCTCCTTTATCATTATCTTTAACATGTTACCTTTACCTTCACACCTCACCCCTTTGCACTCAGATATGTAAGACTGCATTAGCTACCTAAGTAAAGGCTGTTACACACAAAATAATTAGCTGATCTCTCTGTTCaaagggatgacaaggatgaaaAATCGTCTTAAAATTGGGGCAATTTTAGTATCAGGTCTACAAAAGTTTGCAGTGGGTAAACCAGCCTTAACGTACAGTCAAACTAGTCTAGTATATAGACTTGATTATGTACTTCATCAAGCACTCTTATCAATTGACCAAAACTATATTTTTTCAATGAAGTGCcctggaccttgagagtgggtgcTTATTACTTCACAACATTTTCAGCGACTagtaataattttgttttacaacAAAACAGGAAATAATAACAAAGTGTGAGGATTAAAGACGAATTTAGCTGTTGCTAAAAAACTCAGTCTTTGGGAAGTCTCTTAGTAGTACTTAGTCAATTTCATTCTCATTGACAGTCAGGTAAATTAGTGAACTCCCTTGTGCTGTGGGCCAGTGAAAAAATAATACTCCTTTTGGGTACTTCAGTTTTCCTTTGGGGGTTCAAGGTTGGTTGCTCGTTGAAGAAATATAGTACAATGCATATTCCTAGTTTTTCTTTAATCATCTCCTTTACCGTCTTgtataaaataatgcaaatttttaggttttttgtaGCACCTCACAAGATTTAATTCTTTGTTCATCTCAGGGGTGGGGTTGTGCCTATCGTTCACTTCAAACCATAGCTTCCTGGTTTCGTCACCAAGGTTACACATCCAAACCTGTTCCAAGTCATAAAGAAATCCAACAAGCTCTTGTCGATCTCCAAGATAAAAGTGAAGAGTTTGCTGGATCACGCCAATGGATTGGCTCTTTTGAGGTCAGCATGTGCTTGGAACATCTCCTTAGTGTCACATCAAAAATCATGTTTGTGAGTTCAGGAGCAGAAATGCGCAGCAAAGGACGTGATTTGCTTCATCATTTTCAGACACAAGGGACTCCTGTCATGATTGGTAGGCTAACTTTCCTGGCTACAGTGGAACCCGCATGTAATGAAGGGCCAAGGCACTGGAAAAATGTCTTCAATATAATGGggttttgttatatcgaggttctttttcatatgtttAATTACTATTGGTGGGGAAAAGAAAAGCATTCATTATACTGAGGACTTTGTTATAGAGGCTCATTATATTCAGGTTCTACTGTAATAGTATTGAGTGATATTTTAGCCTTAAATGTGCAGAGTTTCCTTCATGTAATACATAAATTTTATACCTCTTTATTTTGATGCACCAAGCatcaaagaaaaattatcaAATAACTTCATGCCATAAAGAACTGTTAAACAAATAGCCCAAAGGGAACtgttgaagaggtttcatttgaatattaACACCTCAtgaatcaaaagttagaactcaAATTTCCccaatttcatttattttaaactgTAGGCTGCAGTGAAAGGTATAATGTTGCTGGCACAAAGAATTAGCCGGCAGCTGGCTATTTTTGTACGGAACATGTCCATATACTGGTAACATGTATAATAAtagtttttatagccaaagaagaaaagtttgaaaatatgaGCACATGGAAATCGTGATTAGCTGATATTACCCGCtagttgttcaaacattggatggtgctatccaccagatatatcactatccaatggataagtattagggaaactatTAGATTGCCTTATCAAgttgatagtgatttatctagtgcatagcactatccaccatTTGAACTTCTGGGGCCAGATATTACTATCCAGCAAATAAGtgttaggaaaaccaattgcgctatccagtgaaTGGCGTTATCTGCCCTTTGAACAACTTCACATTTACGcctagctaaatctatatgttacAGGAACtgaaaatacagtgaaacaTTAGATGTGTGTGAAAAATTGGTTGTTTCTGAACTGTCAATTTCCTTGTCTGATGTCTGGGAACGAATAACTCACTTCCTTTTAACACTGTACTTGAGCtgttctattattattattattattattattattattattattattattattatattatattatattattattactttatcATCCTCTTTTGTTGTCAGGTGGAGGTGTTCTTGCGCATACCATATTAGGAGTGGATTTTAATGATCAGACAGGTGATATAAGGTGAGCTGCCACTTGTCCATAAGACTGAGTAGCCATCAGAAGGTGCcaaaaaattcaccaaaaaatcaATTTAATCCTAAGAaagcctgcaaaaacagccaTTTCTCCTCACTCCTCACCACTGGGGATGTTGCTCCAGGAGGGACATCTGTGCCTCAGCAAtggaaattccatactgatgacataaatcAAAGTCATTGTCATCCAGTAGTCGTGGGGTTCTAAACGTaaatttgttcgattttgtttctcttggtaaattatggtaaagttttgtgttctGTTGCaaatgagctccagcaaaactcaaatgctttcCCTAAAGATGAAGAAGAATATTTTCCTTGAATgttgactgttttgtagtagatcgttgtgtttacatttgacctttgtggccatGTCTTCTGTATGTCGTtcataaacaatagctaaaacaatacAACAGCTCTGTGGACCAACCAGAGCTGCCTGAGCAgattttggaaagattttttcatcaTCAATATGGAATTCCTGTCGCTGAGGCACAGACGTCCCTCCCAGAGCAATGGATCCCTGGCAGCAAGAAGCAAGAAGAGACAGCTTTTTTCACAGGCTATAGTTATTAATACGCTGTCATTTTTAGATCTAACTAGAAGGGCACATGCAAAAGCACTATATTATTTAGGTGCTTTAAAGTTTAGTCTTTATGTTTTGCTTTTAGTTGgtgcaaatttttttcttatgtcaATTAAAGAAGACAAGAAGCAGTTCAAACTAAGTTGTCCTTGTTCTAGCAATAAACATGTCACCAAGTTCTCACGGTTTCAACTGGAAGTTTACGAAGTTAAGAAATAAACGTCAGTATGTGTACATGGGTCTTGAAATCACAGGAGCAATAAATTGTGACATGCAAAGGTTATGCCCAAGAGTTTTTGCCATTTGAAactaacaccataggatttcttCCACTGATTTAAAAGTTAGAGTAATAATGTagaaccataataataataatgaataataataataatgaactaTAATGTGGTATAGAAGCATACAGATTAATGGGTAGTGGCAACAGTGATGTTATTGGGTGTCATAGTGAAATGCCATGAACTTAATTAAGTACAAAAGTGCTGAAAGTATTacttatttaatttgttttacagATTTTTAATCCTTGATCCACATTACACTGGTGGGGAGGATCTCAAAGTCGTAATTGACAAGGTCAGTTAGTCATAgaggaaattaaataaaataatgacttTTGTAGGTAAAGAGTCGGGAGTGTTAGGTTGACAACACAAGCTGAAGCAAAGGGGAAATATGACACACTTAGTGCTTTCTTTTTATCCTTGTGTATTCATGGTGGAAATCTTGCTACCATGACTAAGTTTCTGCCAAAGAGAACTGTTCTTTTatgggaggtttgactgtatagaTCTCTCCATTGTGGTGGAACTAAGGGCTGAAAATTTGGAGGTGATTTAATGTAGAATCGTTTTTATTCAGTCCAAGCCTGAGTCACTTGGGGCACTTACCAtaagtcagaactggctggtCAGAATGATAATTTAAAGTGAAATATTAGTCTAGTAATTGTTGCTTAAACCCATCATTCTCATGCTTATTATTTAGGAGGAGACTGATCTGGCTAGATAATCCTGATAAACAGTGGAATTCTCTTTATCACTGGACTTGTCTTGCTGGCTTGTTCTGATAGTTAAAACTTTTACACTGTCACATATAAATGATTGACGTATGCTATGTTGGGACTGGCGTCAATTATCACTCCCTCTCCTATTGGTCATTTGTCATGATGTCACCTGTGGAATTTTCCACTGGTGAATTTCGTGCCAAACTAATATGACAAGTCCTTTAAATGGCAACcaggaaaaataataaaggacttttagaaagtttATCTCGCACATAAAAATCACTCTTACAATATAAAaatacttattttattttaagggTTGGTGTGGATGGAAAGGAGCAGACTTTTGGAATCAGCAAGTTCACTACAACATGTGTATGCCACAAAGACCAGACATGATATAAAAACTAACAATATTTTCAGTCtacataataatttattttactcCAGAAACACTATATCCTTCTCTTAGTAGGTTAAATTGTTAATATTGtggaaaaatatagaaaatttaaaaggaatttaattttatgAAACAGAGTACATTGGTTGAAGTAAATTCCCAGTACTGAATCAAATGACCAGAGTTTTACATGCGCTATCTAAGGAAGGGTTAACTTGCAATTTCACGGAACTCAATAATTCCAAAGCAACAAAACAAGCAGCTTATTTGACAGCCAGTTTCAAAAACTGAATGTTCCCCCTTGCCCTTAAACAATTTTCAGTTTGTGAGTTTTCTCATTGAGGCGTGCGTTGGCAACAGTTTGCAGTGTGGTGAGATATTTATTAGCCTGTGAACACAGCTGTCTCTCCTTGCTTCACCTCACTTGGGATGTTTCATGGGAGAAGTCCTGTCCCTGAGGCGCAGACGCTCCTCACAGTAAACATCTCTAGCAGCAAGGAGTGTGGAATGATAGCTGTATTCGCAGACTAGCTATTTTACTTATTCTTTCAGAGACGTTTAGGACTCTGGGAAGCtgcccttccccctcccccctaatCTGATATTGACACTAACTTCTCACTTGGGAGAAAATGCTGAGTTTGGGAAGGGGTGGATGAGCATTTTCCCGGAATTATGCTGATCCATTCTTTCAGCCatttaaaaatatatgttttCTTCTTTATAAATCCTGAAGTAAAATGTTTGGCCTATGAGGAATACCACCTTTCCTgacttttgttttaagaatgcTTTCCCACGTGGTAACTGCTACCATAGCctcttgaaaatattttgaagggAAGAATACATTTCTTGAACAGCCTTTTAAAGCAAAGGGCAGGTTATAGAAACAAATTGTACACTTTATTCAGCTCTAATATGCCTGACAGATTTTGAGCAGGAGGGATGGACTGGACTTGTCTGAACCATAAATAGAGGTTTCAGTAAGTTGCTTACTAAGGgatgtttttttaatgttttcagcAAAATGTCCACTATTCCACCTCTCTGTGTTGACTACACTATTAGTGCAACTAGTTATTCTATGTTGTGTTTCTTTACAAAAGTTCATGAGAGACAAAATACTCTGTTCATTTAGTGGTGTAAATTCCAGCTCTGACTGCATCACGCTGTACTGTTACTGGACTGAGGTCTTCATTTCAGCCTTTGTGATGTGTCACGTCGAAATTCTGAAAAGATTAAAATATACTAGAGAAAATTAGAATAGAGTAATGTGTAGAAAAACTAAGTAGTGAAGTAGTTTGTACAAGAGGTGTCAGAGCCGAAGACTAAATTAATATACTGAGAAAAAAGTATGTATGTTTAAGATGTTATAAACAGTATTACTGCATATAGAACCTCACTGTATAACCTTAAGGTCATACAGACCCAAACTTGTACATTGCGCAGTGTCCAGTACAACCATCTTGCATAGTATAATAAACCACGAAAAAGTTTTGCTCAATAAAGCCCGTTCAATTTTTACAGTTATGTGCATGACCGGTGGTAAAGACATTATTGGCGTTACTGCGTGACTATGTGACAAGCAAATGAAACGTTTGTGACGCCACCCACAGAGAGAAGCACTTTGTTGGAATATACATTTCCCTGTCTGCATAAAGAGACACAGATTGTACAGACCTTTGgccaaaatttatgaaaaaccttcttttgtcaaaaatcgcattttttgaATTCCATATCAGAGAAATATGCCACTTATGTCAGAAATTTTAAGTCAATTAAGgttattctttattttgttttctaagCAAACTAAAGATATTGGACTTGTCTGACTAGTGCTGCTTCAATATTGAAACTTCTTGTCACAAAAGTTGTACTTTGAAATGTAGTAACAGTCGTTCATTAATTAGGTGGCAGAATTGGTAAATTACGtatgaattttttacttctcttttctctttacTCGTACAAATTACGCGAATACTAAATTTCCTAAATTTATAAACATAATGCTGCATTTCATGACAAAAACATGTGTCCTTTAAACGTATCATAATAGCTTTTGTAATTGCTCGATTTTGTTATCAAAATGCACATTTTAACTGCTAATCACTAACGTATTTCTTAAATGAGAAGCTaacaagaaatttcaaattaaagtgaTTTCGAGGATATTCTAATTGCCTTCGGCTTCGCGACTGTAGAGCGAAAGattattttagaaaaacaatAAACCTAATTAATGACTTATTTTCTTTTACGGGTTTTATGTTGTTTTAAGTGATAAAAGGTCAAGTCTGATACGATATGGCAAGAGCTTAATTTACCTCGTGTAAAATCTCTTGTTGCTAATTCTAACCTTTAGGTTAGGCGGACATGAAAATGAATGAACATTTCTAAAAAGTGAAAAGCTTCCTTGCTGTAGTACACTGTGTTTATGCTGTTAACCAGAAAAATTTCGTCCGGGTTTTTTTAGTTGGGTATTTTGTAAGTAACAGTTCACTTGATGGAAATTGCTCCAAAGTTGATCAATATCAATAATCGTTAAGGAAAAGCAACGAAATCTATTATATTACAAAGGCACTACTCTCAGTTTCATTTTAGGTCAACGTAGCAAAATTTTAgttaaaaaacgattttctaAAGATGTAATACTGGCTTGATGAATTTCAGTTATCGTATGGCgttcttttttatgtttatctgtttatttattatttatttattacgaTTTAATGGTTACACGAAAAAGTACTTGCAAACTAAATAACAGCCACAGCGAAAATCAAGTCATAAGGATAGTCTGTCAAAGGGATAAGCAAAGTTTGATTTATTCGGACTAATTTTAACTTCGCCGCGAACTACAGCACTCTGAGGTGCAGTAATGCTCAAATAAGAAACAACGATTGCACTTTTCTTCGGGGTTGTGCTAGGAGAGtttcatattttactttacttttttacGTAAGAactaaatgaagaaaaaaattcttactgACCATACTTTCTAAGTGTTAGCAGTTTTATGATATGTTTTGACAAAGAGTAATATTTGAAAAGAACCTTACCCGATTTACGAGGCCAGTCCGGCAGGCAAAAACAGTCCCATCTCCCATGGCCACATCGTCTGCCTTCTCTCTCGTCCAACAGTGCTAAGTATGTCCAAGGGATTTGCCATAATATCTTCAACAACATCTAACATGTCCGACAAAGTTTTGCCGTCCAGATCGGCGAATAAATTCACCGGCTCAAAATCTGGCGGCTGCATGTAATAGTGTGGTAGGTCGCCGTCCTTCAACGCTTTCTTGAGGCGCTCCAAGAGGCCAAAAAACCGCTGTGTGATTTTGTCGGCACTCCATTCGTGAAAGTCCGGATATTTGTCGGATTCGTGAAAGAGAAGGGTCTTCACATGATAGGACGAAAGTTTTTTGAGCTGATCCTCGTTGTCTCTGATTTCCGTTAGAATCCGCAGGAGCTGAACGCGACAACCATCGCTAAGAGCACGCACACGGTTTTTCTCCGCCACGTAGAACGACAGCCGCCAGATCATCTCGTTTTGAACATAAGGCTTGCAGACGGCGTGAGAGGATGAGGGACAGTCCCTGCGGGAAGGATCGGTCCGCGAATCGGGGATAACGAAGGCGGGAAGAATATCAACGGAAATGTCCTTGTTGATGGTTAATCGAATTACAGGGCCTTTCTCGACTGCAATGCTACTCAGATGCTTCGGAAGCTTTTCCGCGCGCTTATCTTTAATGTGAAGGTTCAAAATCTTTACCGCCTTTTTGACGTACCTTCGCAAAAGCGAGTTGATCTTTCCAGCTGATAAAAAACCATTAGTGGTGATGCAGTCTTCCCAAACACTGTAGTCTTCAGAGCTCGGCTGCAGGCGAATACCGCCCGTGCGTTCGTCGCATGCGGTGTACATTGCAGAGCTGTAACCCGGGGACAACTGCACTAGCATGTCCATCTGAATGGGTTCTTCTGCCTGCAGACCGTCATACGGGATCCCTTGCGACACTAAACTGTTTGCGCGGAATCTGTTGTCCACCATTTGTATTTTTCGCAGGCATTTATGCACTGAGTTGTAGGCAATTTCTTCGCAGATTTCTTTACGCTCCAAGCTTATCCTGACGCGATTCTCGTAGAATTCATTCAGCTGAACAGCAACGGGGTCGAGCTGGAATTGTGGCTTTTTGATCGAGCTTCGACGACGATCAGGTGTCAACGGAATTTCAGATTTCCACTGAATTGGTGGGGAAGGTAACTCCTCGGGATAAGAATCTTCAGACGCCCACGATTCATTGTCCGAAGCCGACGACACGTCAAGACTTTTCATCGAGGAATTTGGGCTAAGAAGATTCGGGTTTGGCATGTCTTGGCCATTTTCGTCTAAAACTTGGCCACCTCTGTTGTTTCTTCCGCTCCTGCTAAACATTTAATCGTTCGTGGTTAACTCTGTAATCAATATACAACTCTTTGTTTACCAACCGGCGCTTTTGCTCTAAGTCAGACAAACGTAGCGGTTGCTTGCAAAATCTAGCGTGAGTTAGACTATGATGTGACGCTGTCCGTAGCGTGCTTTGAGACACTGAACCAGCAGTAAACAGAGTACCATTCACGCCAAACGTACAAATTTCAGTTATTTCCGGTGTCCAAGTGACTTCGACGGGTGACAGCTAAAATAATTACTTTCCAAAGAGAACGAAAGATTTATCGCAACCTCATAAACATAAATTCCTTTATCCAGTCATCCAGATAATAGTCTACGCAAATGGTGTGACTCTTGATTGATCTATCTGGCTTTTCAATTCGTTGTCTTTAAGTCTTTGGCCAATGAGCTTAGCAGATTTGTCATGTTTCAGCGCCTTTAAACTAAAGTTTCTATAGCGACAAAGAGATCTTGTTTCCGGTCATCTTCACACATATCCTAGTCTATCATCTGTCTGTTAGAATTACATAAATTAGAGCATTGTACAAGAGTGAACTTTTTAAAATCGTTTGTCAGACTCGTGGTATAACGTCTGTAATATAAAGCACAAGGAGATCACTAATTTTTCGCAAGTGTATACTTGTGAAAGTTATGCCGCACTTGTGTGAGCTATTTTAAGGCATGTTGTTGACCCCCAAATCTTTTGGATGAACCACAATCCGATTTTAGCAATAGCAGCGTTTAAACTTTCCTTTTTTGGTCAACTTGATTAGTGGGGATAGGAGTCGAAatctttttcataaaaaaatatattttttatttcgcAGGTTGAATGTTCACAACTGTGTGTATAGTAGACAAAGATCGCGCATTAGTTTCTCACGGGAAAATAAAATTCTGCGAACTTTTTTCAATAGTGTacacaatacaacaacataGTAGATATACTTTTGAATTGACTGTTTGTTCTCTTCGGCGCTGCCGTAATCCCTGTCATCCCGGTCATGACAACAAATCAAATCAATGACCAAACCCTTAGAAACAGGTTCATTTTAAGTGACTCTCGCAGAAAATCTAAAAGTAAAACTGAAATAGGTGCAGTAACGGTCCggaaaagatacccctttcatCTGTACTTTCCTTATGGAACTGAAAATTTATCCCTTTCACTAACAGGCTCCTGACAGCAACTATTCTCGTCATTTTAAGGAGAGTTCATGCGGTTATAAAGTGCATCGGCTTAAACTATTTTAAGGAAGAAGAGGGGAAAAAACCTCTGTCATCCAAGGTACTATTTCATAGTACTTAATGAATATCAACTGCAAGGGACCCCAAACGAATGTGCCGCAAAACGTAGTAT is a genomic window containing:
- the LOC140947240 gene encoding cyclic GMP-AMP synthase-like receptor 1 — its product is MFSRSGRNNRGGQVLDENGQDMPNPNLLSPNSSMKSLDVSSASDNESWASEDSYPEELPSPPIQWKSEIPLTPDRRRSSIKKPQFQLDPVAVQLNEFYENRVRISLERKEICEEIAYNSVHKCLRKIQMVDNRFRANSLVSQGIPYDGLQAEEPIQMDMLVQLSPGYSSAMYTACDERTGGIRLQPSSEDYSVWEDCITTNGFLSAGKINSLLRRYVKKAVKILNLHIKDKRAEKLPKHLSSIAVEKGPVIRLTINKDISVDILPAFVIPDSRTDPSRRDCPSSSHAVCKPYVQNEMIWRLSFYVAEKNRVRALSDGCRVQLLRILTEIRDNEDQLKKLSSYHVKTLLFHESDKYPDFHEWSADKITQRFFGLLERLKKALKDGDLPHYYMQPPDFEPVNLFADLDGKTLSDMLDVVEDIMANPLDILSTVGRERRQTMWPWEMGLFLPAGLAS